A stretch of DNA from Tigriopus californicus strain San Diego chromosome 8, Tcal_SD_v2.1, whole genome shotgun sequence:
atttgcttctaCGTGTTGCGTAGGCAAAAACAACCCTTATAACCCCCAGAACCTGTTGGTGCCTATGCTTTGGAAagttcatttgcaattttttgtgcaaatttggttgactttcatgcaaatttcctgtcaataaagaccatatttttctgcaaattttggccggccctaatgATAAGGTTCTAGCAATAGCACAATGGCCACATTCTTTCATTAACTGGGTTTTTGGTGGATATTTTCGTCAGTTGGGGATCGTCCACTGGTATCATAGCAACAAGCTAGAACCGGCCCCATCTGTTGCTCCAATGTTGCAGTTTCAATATGTGTACGGTTTTCTTATCCAAGCCAAACTTCTTGCAAGCCAAGTATAATTAATGTTTCCTGGTAGGATACTTCAGTGCTTAGTTTGCTCACAAAGAGCCTCAAATATCGACGCAGAGTGATATGGTAGCCAAGTGGTTTAACGTACTCAATGGAGTCCCCTCATAGTTCCCCAAATGGCGTAGGTTCGAATTCCGCCTTCGGAAGTCACTCTTTTGAGGGAGGAGACGGGGTGCGGgggttagcgcagtttccttacatgagagaggtctccaattcgattctcctccccggcCTTCCTCACGAAAACTGTTGGACGCtaaccaaactgatacggacattGCAATTTACGAGTGatggcttcgctggccgggcgaggttgacccctccgaccctagcatccAAACATATGTTCACCTAATTGGATACACTTTTCggtattttttcgaaaattcgaaaaatggcctttttcgtTTCGTCTTTtcggttttgtatttttcggaAAAACTTTTAGTAAAGTCAagtactgcactttgagagggtaATCTTTTTGACCTGGCTGctgcaaattgaaatacttAATTTCAGCAACTAGATGCCAGGCTCAGTTGAGGACGAATGTAGTGCATTGACTCTTCTAAAGTTATGGACATAGGTCTTGTAATCATGGATGGCAAATATTGATTgtgaagaaagaaatgtaCTATTTTGCCACTTGGTTGAAAAAGGTAGCAGTTGATGGCATGAGTGGCAGAAACTGGTACGAAATGTCTGGCAGTGCCTAAAATGATTgacacaaaaaagaaaaccatgtTCGTCAATAACAGATACTTGATGatcaaattctttcaaatataCCTCGGCACTTAGCCATTTTACAACCTTGATTTGTCATGAGCTTCTAGAAATATAGACTGTGAACAAGCTGAGCgtttttttgaattaaagagATACGATAAGAAATGtaaatcttttcaattgaaggcaggtcattttcatattatttaAATACTTGTAAAGTGTTTCGTTTCCaagttattttgtcaaaagcttatgtaactgaccaagagcgggccgaaaatttgaatttcgaCCAGATCTTGGGGTCGTAGGAAatgcttatttgaaaataaagtgaacggtttatgAGATcagaatttttttcttccgttcgcagtccacatctctagaagtccgtggagtAATATAAACTGGAATTGCACTTGAATGCATTAATATGAATTTGCATCAAGTGTTTTCATTTAATTATAGTAATAACATGGTCAAATAGCTTTAAGGAGGGGCTGCAATCAATACATaacttttttcctcaatgAAAACTGGATGCAGCAATATCCATTAAACCAGGAACTACTGTAATATGGATGGGGATGCTTGGGTGGAGAATTGCCATTTCGGACCTGAGTACACGCATTGAATTCTCCTTAATGTGAGACTGGTCTCAAATCATTACAGATACACGTTACGAtacaaatttcagctcaatctaCGAGCGGAAcaaatggatcaaaagttataccCTCTCAAAGATTACTGCATACATAACTCTGTGCACAATGAGTGGTACTAAATTCAAACACGATTGGACTCAGGGAAAGTATTTCGCATCGGCAGAAGAAGTGGTATTAAATGgaattttaaatttcattgAATGACGACAAGCAAGGCTCGATATTACTGAAGCACGTTCGTAGGTGTGAAGGGAGATTGATTTAAAGGCTTAAATTTTGTTATAGGCTGCTATTTTCAGCCCAACTCTGCCATTTCCCGGCATCATTTTGTACCAGGTCTAAATGGCACTTAACAATTGCTCATCACTGTTGATAATTGATGAACCAGATTTCGAAAATGATAAGCCATGATCATGTAACAACTATTGACTAGGTATGCAAAAAAAAGGCTTACATTCTGCCCGTCCTAGTCTAAAGTCTCATCAATTATGGCCCAGCCTCCTACAAAAGTGGGGCATGTAGGACTAATTATCTCATATTGGTTTCTAATGCGTCGAATCTATAGCGACTTTAAAGATTGATGTACAACGGATGAATGACCTCTGTTCTTCCATAACATAATCACATTCTCAGAAGTTTGAGCTAAAGCGATGACTATATTTCGTATCCGATAACAGGCAGCTCAGTGTTTCTGTGTCCCCGTTCTTGACTTGATCAAGGCTGAATTAGTGTCGTACTTTTGACATGAGACTTGATTCATATTACTTAGTATAGTATCAAGCACCAATCAGCACGGAATCCAAGATCATGTCCCTTTGAGATGACTCAGAATATTAATGTGCGTCAGATTTGAATATCTGCGTGAAGGCATGATAACGTCCATTTAGCACAGGTCTCCTTCCTCTCTTGCTTTGAACGTTCGGAGTACTTGAGCAATAAATTTTATCCGATCCTGATTGGCACCGTGAACCAAGTGAGGCGAGCATTTTGTAAGTGTTAAGTTCGGTacaaaaaagttgtttcatCCTCATTGGAGGGACCGTCCGACGGCCGACGTCTGGTTCTTCTCCTCTTTTGTCGAGGAACAAGTTCCCAATGCTAGCTGGTACCAATCATGCTTCAAGTTTGGGTTCTTAAAGCCGAGTGGGTATTGGGTACTCACTCGATCCTCCCCGAACTACCACTctcactactactactactactactacgtcTGCTTCTGCCTCTGCTTCTAGTAGTAGCACCATTGCTTCGTCTACCACCACCACGTTCACCAAGACTTCGTCCTTCCTCTACTAACAGCTTCCTTCCATGGCCAGAAGGCTGAGCGTGAGAGTGTTCCATCGAGAAAGTGAGAGAAGAACCTTGAGCAGACCTTCTTTCTAGGGCAATACTAATTCCAGCCCAGACAAGCACCAGTAAAGATCACTCGAAGACGGGCAATATGACGGATGTCTTTCCAATGAGCTTGACCAATGAATACCAAAGGAGAGGAGAAAGGCTGGGAAGCAGAGAGGCAGGGGAAAGGGAAAATCCGacttttgatggtttgatcACTTGatccttttctctctttccctttttaGGCCTCAAAATGGCCCTCTTTGAGATTGGAAAGTTCTCTTGCCAATAAATCCATTTCAATCCACCGAGGATGAGGGGCATCATAAATCGAAGCAAGCAACCAAAGCAAATAGAACAGTAGTGTATACCGCAGAGGTCCTGGTCCTCCCCCTGCCATCCATTGagattgtttttgttcataAAGTTCGCTTTGGTCCATGCGTTTATGCGAACTTCTATAGAAGaggcagaaaaaaatatatcttcgaatagtagaagtagtagtagtcgtcTAGTACTAAGCGGCGAGTCCAATCCATGGTTCCAATAGCCAGACACTTTCTCATACACTAAATCTGTAAGTAGGTTCTTTGGCGAGAAACGATAGGATTTTCCTTCTTGAAGATCGCCTGGAGCCTGTAATATGATCAGACGTGATATCAGAAGTCTTTCGAAAAAGGCTTTGATAAAGATGAAACCTGGTTGGCGAGGAGATCCGGAATAGGGCAAGGACCAAATTCTTAGGAAACCGACTTATCCACAAGGTAAACAGTGACTTACTTGTGATCAAGAGATGAAATTAGAAGTATTCATCCAAACAACATCCGGGACATAAGTGACGGTAGAGAatcaaaatgttgtttttaGGGTAGCAAACCTACTCCAAAGTTGTGAAAGTCATCGGGCGCAGCATTTCTTTgtaaacttttcaaacttttttggttAGGCAAAAACAACTCATTGTGTTCCTTGGAAAAATGGAGCAATCAGGTGATAGGCTTACTAAGAAAATATGTTCTGTGTCCAACTTCCTGGATGTAAATATTATGTTTATAGCAACATCAGTTCATCAGATAAACAAAATAATCCTGACAAACATGGATTGGTGTGTTACCATTGCCTATACCGtcatttttggcctttaaaaACTCAATGTCACATACAAGTTGTTTCATACGAATTCTTACTTTTGGACCCATTACTTAGATTAAAGAAATACAGATGAATTGGGCATTAAAGGCAGTTCTTTAGTATATTTCGTACTTGAAATAGGCGTTTCTTGTTGAAACAACAGCTGGCTTGGGCAGATCGGGCACATATTTCTGTCGGGCAAATAGTTTTGGCCATGTTTGAGTTGGGTCATGTCCAAGCCAGCCCTTGTCCGAGCTGGCCCATGTCTGAGTTAACCCATGTCCTAACTGGCCCAAGCCCGAGCTGACCTATGTTTGAGGTGGCCCATGTCTACATAGGTTGGGCCATATCCGAACTTGCCCATATACTCCGAGCCCACCTCAGCCTTATCTCAGCTCACCCTTTGGAGCTTGCCCGATTGTATCCTTTAGGATATCTTAAAGCATCAATCCTTTAAATAGTATTTGAAACTGGTAGTATTTGGAGATTAAACTCTGGAGTTCAATTTATAGATTATAGCTATTCTTTTCATTGTATGTTAAAATTctcgaatgtttttttttcattgaacatCTTCCAGTGCGTGTGTTTAACTCTCCCCCTCTACGAAAGAAAGCTTTTATCGGGAAGGTTGAGAAGTGTTCTGAGGGGCAGTATCTAATAGTCTTTGGAATTATGCACAGTATTCCAATTTGCCTGCACTATTACGTTTAGTCCAAGGTTTTCGCACataaattattgaaaaaagctAATGGCCTCCAAGATTTTGAGTTTCTTTAAGTTCTTCCTATAGATGATAGAAGTTTGAGTGACAGACAACATCATCAAGTAAGGAACTCAGGATCAACCAAAATACTGATTGCAACTTGCAAGAGACGTTTAGTTGTCATGCATGAAGTCTACTTGGGTTCCTCTTTCAGTTGACGGCAAATGCTGGCAAACGGAGCTGGGCTACAGTCAAACCCCGTCGAGTTCGGGCTGGGTTGAATGACTTAAATCAAAGCCCAATGGTTTCGACCTGAAAAGCCAAGACCCAGCCCAAGGGCGCTCGGGCCAAATACGTTTTATCATTTCGGTCTGGAATGAGCCCTGGGTTAGCCCAAACGTCGAAATATTGACGAATTTCGAGGTGGGCTCCAGCCCATTACATCTTCACCTTTAACTGCATAACTTCCTCTTTTCAAGGTTAAGGAAACCATGCATCACTACGGgaatttttttgtaatttttataTATTCGATGTATATTGAGCTTGTTTGTAATAACGTAAAAATGTGAtaaaagggagatggttgtagcgcagcTGACTAACGCGTGACCGGGTTGAACTCGGGCTCATGGGTTCGANCCCCCCCCTCCCTATCCATTACAGGGattgtaatccccagtactactGAAGTGAACGGTTGTAGtttgtctgttttttttcctttttatctttatatgatatttcaGTTGGCAGACagagctagtccttaaatttaaggttgatctgaaacgctatctaaaaatttgttcaagtctgacttgaaagaggcTATCGGATCAACAATAtttacatattccctacgaatattagaggtaagcaaattaaacaatgaaggagcccgagaaagaagagaagtgaacttcattgtttgaactagcctggattctcgagggcttgaaggtgctctcaaaacgcccattaagcctctacggtcactagaattgaccgtaaaacccgggttgggacaaagctcatggatgcttttgaagaagtACGGTATCAAATATCCTTCGTATCTTCTTAATTATCGGTTTTATGTTGATtgtttttgtacattttgaatgggaaatcaaataaattttgtGCACAATTAAGGAAAACttcttgcatatttttttttcaatctctgGTCATCAGTTTAAAAGGATTTGAAAGcgattttttggttttggttagTATGGTAAGACCTGGCCGATGAAAAAACAAGCAGCTGACGCAGTTTCATAGAACAAAACTAGAGACAACATACCCACCCAGCTCGCACCGTGCAGAATTTTGATGTAAATAATTTGTCATCTATTTCAATTAGCCGGGTtgtggaagcaaattcaagaaaTCTATATGGCAGATGGATTTGGCACAAGTCTTAATATCTAAATGCATACAGATGTTGATGATGCGTCTCAGTGGCAAAGTTTGGGTCTGATTGAGCCAGCATCAATTGAGTGTTTATTGACGATTTGTGTGCTTGTCCAGttccaaatgaaatattaCAATGATTGCAAACACCTGTTATTTATGCACAAGTCAATAAGTTAAGTTGTCATAGGGTACTTACAAGTCaatccaaaaatgtgacttcgGTTGCCCCCTTTTTGCAGATTAAAGATTGAAGTTTCAATACATGAGATAATCTGCATTTTGCCCTAGGAAATTACTATTGTAATAAATCGCCTCAAAAAGTGTTCCATACAGTTCAATGCTTGATTAATATTTCATTTAGATATCCATGTAATTGAattcttttgaattgaaattcggTTGAATCTGAACTGAGCGTCTGGTTTTNNNNNNNNNNNNNNNNNNNNNNNNNNNNNNNNNNNNGCTATTCTTTTCATTGTATGTTAAAATTctcgaatgtttttttttcattgaacatCTTCCAGTGCGTGTGTTTAACTCTCCCCCTCTACGAAAGANCAGTTCAATGCTTGATTAATATTTCATTTAGATATCCATGTAATTGAattcttttgaattgaaattcggTTGAATCTGAACTGAGCGTCTGGTTTTGAATATCGCCAGATATTAAAAAGATTGAGTGAACAAGAACGGAATTTTCCAGCCAAATGAGAAAGTTTCCTCCCCAAAATTACGATGAAGTCAAATGTTGAGCAAACCCGTTCTCAGTTGAGGTAGTCTTCCTAGACAGTCATCCTAACAAGAAGTCctacaattttgaaacatggaAGGAATGGTTCCCGACGAAGAAAGGGGCGTTGCAACCTTGGGAGGAAGGGCTAGCCTTCCCACTATGTACGTCGAAAACGAATTGAATAACTCTACCGTAAGCAACGCCCACCTTCGCTTCCGGAAAATAAGCCACGAGGCGCCGAATTCCTCGAATGGGCGTTTCAACCCTTGCTATGGCACCCCTACCACGTATTGCTCCTCACCGAGGGCAAACCATAAGACGCCAGATTCAGGTATCGAGGTTTCCAGTTCATCGTTGGACACTTCTCCAGAATCTCTTGACAATCAGTCGCAAAGTCTGCGTTTTCCACCTCACAGGAATCTTTATGAGGTGAGTTTTAGGTGTTGGGGAGTTGAATGAATAATTAAATCAACATGCTTATGATTTTAATTCGGTTTAAGCACAATGTTTCCCAATGTTAGCTATAAATATAGACGTTAGGATTGGTTATAAACATTTTATTCCAAAGATGTAATTTGGCAGAGTGTTTTACCCCGACTTTCCCTTAGCGAGTTGTCAATTGTCAACTCTGAACCTTTGCAAGAAACAAGTATGGAAGATGAATTGCAAATTTGGTGTTCGTGTCTCAAAGCGAGAAAAACAGGCCTCGAATGTCTTTTGAAATGTTAAGAGATTAGAGTCAACAGGGACAGTACGTATAGGGATCGTTGTTTAATAGTGATGGTGTCGGGTAAGAATTCATAGGAGATAACCTAATATTACTGGCCGCATGGCGGGAAACGAGATGCATAGACTAcaaatgtaaccctgatttttggcacgtcaaaccagggttgcctcttTACTCAAATCTGAATTTTTACCTTACGTTGGGATAGACTGAAACTTTCAATCCATTGTGCAAGTTCACTGGCAATCACAATTATGCTCTCAGTACTATTGAAATCTGCCACTTCACTTGACTTCGCTAAAAACGCTGCTAAATGATGGAAAAGTTTTAgacttattattattattagttGACGTATTGAAATGACTCCAGTTGTAAATTGCACTCGTAACTTGGAATTTAGAGATTTAGCTTTGCTCAGCTTGGCCCTTATCTTTAGGGAATTAATGCACTTTTGTCAAATCGTACTTCATCAGCTGAAAAATGcctaaaaaatgtcaagtttgtGACGACCACTCTTGTGACTACCCTCGCCCTTAGTCATTGGAATTCATGTAATTCCTCCGATCTAAAATTGTAAatgattgcaaaataaacaataCATAAATCTTAACATCCTAGGATGGGTCCTTCAATGAGGCTGACGAGTATGAGGCTGACATCCCCGATCCGATGAGCATGTCTTGGGAGGACTTGAAGAGAAATTGGACTCGTAGCCGAATCCGATTCGACTCCCCATCATATTTGCCCAAGCTCAAGGAGATTCTACCGGTCTTGCTCTTGATTACGGTCTTGGCCAGCGCCGGATTCGGTGTGGTGATCCTTCAAAATGCCCTCCGTAGAGGAGCCTCAACTCAAGGCGACGATGTCCAAGCCTTAATTATGGGCGGTAAATACGAAGCCCTCGCCTACGGTCAAAAACGGCGACGGGAGGTTCTGGAGAGCTCGGGGCGTCTTCTTCCCGATAACCTGCAGTCCGAAACTGGAGATGTTTTAGGAGGCAAGAAAGCTTCGATTCAATATGGTCACGACCTCAAGAACCTGCAGGCCAAAGAAGAGACCCAACGCATGTTGGAAGTACAAGCCGcaaaattggaaaagatcaTCGAGACTCTGGCCCTGAAGGAGGGGGATTCCGAGGAGGTTGCCAATGAGAAGAAAGACCTTCTCTTGGAGAAACTGCGCGAGTCCGGACATTTTGCCTCCTCCAAGATCGAACCTCTGGATATCGACAATGTCAGTCCGCCTCAGGATCATGAAgtgatcattgaaaagaaacccTCTCCACAAATCGGTCCTAAACTGGACGACGAGAACAATGCCCCTAATTCAGAAAACCCTGAGCCTGTCAAAATTCGCCGGAAGCGAGTGATTTTACAATCTAAGAGTGCCAACCCATTGAAGGAGTTCAGGATCACAGAACTTGACGGGGAAAAAGAGGACGACCCCTTTCGCCTGCTATGAGCAAGATTTCTACTTTATGATGAACTTTCTATATGTATCAAACTTTGAGACCCTTATGTGTATTATTTGCTGACGAAATGGGAAATAAAGCGTTCTTAGAAATTGCCCGAGAATACGCACAAGTTACATACTGCTTGTCAGTC
This window harbors:
- the LOC131885240 gene encoding uncharacterized protein LOC131885240, with protein sequence MEGMVPDEERGVATLGGRASLPTMYVENELNNSTVSNAHLRFRKISHEAPNSSNGRFNPCYGTPTTYCSSPRANHKTPDSGIEVSSSSLDTSPESLDNQSQSLRFPPHRNLYEDGSFNEADEYEADIPDPMSMSWEDLKRNWTRSRIRFDSPSYLPKLKEILPVLLLITVLASAGFGVVILQNALRRGASTQGDDVQALIMGGKYEALAYGQKRRREVLESSGRLLPDNLQSETGDVLGGKKASIQYGHDLKNLQAKEETQRMLEVQAAKLEKIIETLALKEGDSEEVANEKKDLLLEKLRESGHFASSKIEPLDIDNVSPPQDHEVIIEKKPSPQIGPKLDDENNAPNSENPEPVKIRRKRVILQSKSANPLKEFRITELDGEKEDDPFRLL